A window of Branchiostoma floridae strain S238N-H82 chromosome 9, Bfl_VNyyK, whole genome shotgun sequence genomic DNA:
AAGCGGGAAGATGTCATGTTCGCAGCTGATCGCGACGAAAATCCCTCAACGGACGGGAATAAGGAGAACTGTGTCGATTCTACAGGACATTCACCCAACCTCCTTGCCCCGCCAACACCAGAAGCAACCAATACGGATGATAACCAAGGTGCGGGCAGTCGCCAACCTTCACCATCAAGATCACCTCTTTTATCACAACGTACGCTTCCGGTTCAAGACACGCACAATACGTCACTTCCTCCAGCTCCGAGCCGTCTGCCATGTCCCACGACTCCGAAGATGAAAAGACCTCCATCACTAGCACACACGCATGCGCAGAGACTAGAGAGAACAGCTCCGGCTCAATCGTACCCATCAAGTCCTCAGATACCAAGATCATCTTTGATTGGTCACAGCCCCGTACAAAGAAGACGAGGAATAAGGCGGCAAGACGTCATCGGAAGAGACCCTTGCAGAGGGACGTACGCGGTTGAGTCAACCATTCAACCACTGCGGTCTCCTCGCAGGGACTCTATCACAGATAACGAGTACAACGACCTGTTAGTCAGATCTAGAAGTCCCCCAGGAAGACATGTCACTCCCGCCATTGTCGTTACGGACCAGACTGTCAGGCGAAACCAGGCGCCAGACACTCCGCGCACGCGTGCTCGAAGAGCCTACATCGCTCCAGAGTTTGAGGACGAAGACGAGATCGAAACGAAAGCTTTCATCACCAAAAGGAGGCATTCGGCCGATTCTGCAAGGATAAGAAAAGAGACAACGCCATGTGTTCTACAAATACCTGTGGACGATGTCTACACCGCAACAAATGTCCCAATGGCACAGACAAGCCCGACTCTCTCACGTCTACCTCTGTCGAAGTTAGACATTGCAACAGCTAGCACGGAATCTCTGGCCAAACCGTGCTCAACTGTCGATACAGAAGACCGATCACGGGCAGTGTCACGGCAGTCAAGCCCGGTTTCAAAGTCAGCACGTCTAAGTACCAGTCAGTTAACGCTGGCAAGCCCACCTGCTTCACCTAAAAGAATATCAGGACCAGGGACACCAATACAATCTCCCCCAAGAAGCCCACGACTGTCACAACCACAGACACCAATACAATCCCCTCCGAGAAGCCCAAGAATGAAACGACCAGGAACACCTGTACAGTCCCCTCCAAGAAGCCCAAGACTTAGTCTTCCTCCAAGTCAATGCTCGTCGATAACGGATATCACAGCACAAGCGATCCGGAGTCCTCTCAGAAGCCCACCATTTATTCCATCACAGAGTCCACCCCGTGTGTTTTTTGCAAAGACACCCTCTCCAGTCGACACAGAAACGTCTCCCACATTCGCCTGGCCTGAAGAAATGCCAGATGATACATCTGACGACGACTTCCAAACCTGCCAGATCGACACCCCCTGCTCAACGTTACCTGGGGGTAGAAAATCCAGGTGCATTTCCGAGCCAACACAGTTGCCAAGTATGGCGGAATCAGAGGACACTTGCACACCACCAGCAAGtccaaccaacatggcggactggGACGACGCGTCGACGTCATCAGTAAACATGGCAGAACATTCGTACACCTCCGAGACCACCGTAACGTTGAAGAGCCCGCAGATGAGCAGAATCGACCAATCGCGACAAGGCAAGAGGAAATTCAAAAGGATGTTTTTCAAAGGGATGAGCAAGAGTACTTCCGAAGAAGATGACTTCATGACGTGTGACGAAGATATGTGAATGTACATGAAGACTGAGTAAAGTGAGACAGAGAATGTGCAAAGTATGAGCATATAGAGAGAGGTTCTAGTATGACGATTGAGGTAAGTGCGCCGACAAAGAGGTAGCGATTCGTTCTTGAAATTCCAGTTGATGCgcaaaagtgtgaaaaaaaagttaagaaACAAGAACTGTTTGAgcgacaatgaaaaaaaaaaaactacagaaaatGCACAGGAAGAACGGCACAATTATCAACGTAGAAGCTCACACTCGTGTTGTACAATTACTGACCCAAAAGAACAGTGAGTCATGGCTTCGCCTATGTAAATACGTTGAAAAGAAGCAATCGAgattgtacaaaaaatgtaaatatgaTTGACATATCTTCTATACTAGCTGTACAACAGCAAGTCACTCAAAAAATTACAAGTGGGTGAGGACAAATCACAtattgctttctgtgtcattttaTCAATATCAAATCACGTATTTCATTACTAAAATTTGGAGTAAAACATGAAGGTATTTTTGAGAGTTAGGCCAGGAATATCGCACGTCGGGTGGATGTGTCGTACAGGCCATCCGTTGGAATTCTGCGTTATATTTTTAGGGAGGCCCATACCATTTGCAGTGACCTTAGGGTATGACAGCAGAAGCATATGGACATTGAAACGTGCCGTTTGATCACGACTCTAGGTCGTCTCAGTGGGTGGTTCAACTAGGCAGTGACAAGAGAGAATCATGTGGGACATTGCAAGTGACGATCTTCGCTGAGTTGTACGGTTTTCTGCAGTGCAGAAGCTCTAAATAATCAAAAGTTGCCGTCCATGCATTCGCCCTCTGTCAAGGACGTGTATAATTTGTTTTCGTCCATTTTGGCAGGACCGGCAGCCTTCCTACGTGGTCCGTCCCCCATGAACCAAAAGGGGAGCATTACATTGATATCGATGTTTACATTGATGGGTTTTTCAGACTCATTTCGGCAAAGTATACACTACATCCACTGTGTGTATTCAAGATAAATTTTATTCCAGTCGAGAACGTTTGCTTGATTACTATGAATAAGGTTTAAGTTGCATTGCGTGTAAACTGACCTTAGGAAATCATTAAAAACGCTCAAGCAAAATTACGTTATAGACTAACATTAACAAACACTACAACTGAATGAACAGATTATCACTATAATTCTAAAAGACGTAACTAGCATAAAATATGTCGCATCTATTTTTACGATAGAAAGAAAATTATAGATAAAACTCAAGGAATAAAGGGTAAAGTCCAAAAGAATAACCTCTTGTAACCCCATGGACCCCCTCCCCCATCGGTATCACAACCCTCTAGTTTTCAGTCAGGCGAACGATCGGCGTGCAACGTATGCCAAACATGTCAGACATGCCACTGAAATTATCTGGAGACCATCGTCAGGCCGGAACCACGTCTCACTTCTACTTCACTTAGAGATGGACAAAATTCGTGATAGCACTATTCCCATTCTACCTTTAGATGAAGTGGTCTTAGAGAATTAGCTCTCCAAATGGTGAAGATTCCCTTTAGATTAACGAAGGTCAAGGACAGCAACGAACGATGTTGCAAACTTATCTCGACAAGGATCTGACGACGGGAATAGGCCATTTTACAAGTAAGAGCTGGTGAAATTAAGAAAGTAGCTTGCAAGAATGCTAAGAAACCAACAGAAATTTAAAGT
This region includes:
- the LOC118423556 gene encoding MAP/microtubule affinity-regulating kinase 3-like; translated protein: MSIKVHLPRSAPRPRFLTDPNTGEEYKVCDLLGKGGYGAVYKVSDTEDLELAIKVIRKKEAHHDRYRCNSQWQEIEIHSSLSHQNVIAFHSFFEDTLHFYLVMEYCCRSLDDMLKEKPVVGDSEAKFWFRQIVEGTSYLHAMEIVHGDLKPRNILLTEDMEVKIADFGIATNLADGKSSKIRGTPTYIAPEVLSGDGFSFKADVWALGCILYRILIGQSVLKEKGISTRQVDQLKRQSKVFLIKMSLPFSVSPVAKDLIQRMLSWTPRSRPTPDEILKSKYFNEPERRPSWLKRKPRVLANGERVDRRPSIVKRLERKLSRKVKREDVMFAADRDENPSTDGNKENCVDSTGHSPNLLAPPTPEATNTDDNQGAGSRQPSPSRSPLLSQRTLPVQDTHNTSLPPAPSRLPCPTTPKMKRPPSLAHTHAQRLERTAPAQSYPSSPQIPRSSLIGHSPVQRRRGIRRQDVIGRDPCRGTYAVESTIQPLRSPRRDSITDNEYNDLLVRSRSPPGRHVTPAIVVTDQTVRRNQAPDTPRTRARRAYIAPEFEDEDEIETKAFITKRRHSADSARIRKETTPCVLQIPVDDVYTATNVPMAQTSPTLSRLPLSKLDIATASTESLAKPCSTVDTEDRSRAVSRQSSPVSKSARLSTSQLTLASPPASPKRISGPGTPIQSPPRSPRLSQPQTPIQSPPRSPRMKRPGTPVQSPPRSPRLSLPPSQCSSITDITAQAIRSPLRSPPFIPSQSPPRVFFAKTPSPVDTETSPTFAWPEEMPDDTSDDDFQTCQIDTPCSTLPGGRKSRCISEPTQLPSMAESEDTCTPPASPTNMADWDDASTSSVNMAEHSYTSETTVTLKSPQMSRIDQSRQGKRKFKRMFFKGMSKSTSEEDDFMTCDEDM